From Thermoleophilum album:
CCGCTTGCCTACCTTCCTCGCGACGTACTCGCCCTGGTAGCGGATGCCCTTGCCCTTGTACGGCTCGGGCGGTCGGACCTTACGAATCCGCGCCGCGATCTCGCCAACGAGCTGCTTGGAGATCCCCTTGACGACGATCTGGGTCGGTTGCGGTACCTCGAACTCGATCCCTTCGGGCGGTTCGATCTCTACCGGGTGCGAGTAGCCCACCTGGAGCACCAGCTTGCGGCCCTGCAGCTGGGCGCGATACCCGACGCCCTGGATCTCGAGCCGCTTTTCGAAGCCTTTGGTGACGCCCTCGACCATGTTCGCGACGAGGGTCCGGGTGAGGCCGTGCAAAGCCTTGTGCTCGCGCCGGTCGGTGGGGCGTCGCACGACCAGCGAACCGTTCTCTTCGACCACCTCGATGTCGCGGGCGACCCGCTCGCTGAGCTCGCCCTTCGGCCCCTTGACGCGGACTAGTTCGGCCTCGATCTGCACCTCGACGCCGTCGGGCAGGGGTATGGGCTGTTTTCCGATGCGGCTCACCTGTCGCTCCTCACCAAACCTTGGCGACCAGCTCGCCTCCGACGCGCAGGCGGCGCGCGTCGTGATCCGACAACAAGCCGCGCGACGTCGAGACGATTGCGATGCCGGTGCCACCTTGCACTTTGGGGATGCGGTCGACCGGAACGTACTGGCGGCGGCCGGGTTTCGAGACGCGCTCGAGACCGCTGATGGCCGAGCGGCGGTCGGCTGTCCAGCGGAGCTTGATGCGCAGCGTCTGCCCGACCCGCGCCGGTTCGACGGCATAGTCGTCGATGTAGCCCTGCTCTTTGAGGATCCGCGCGAGCTCCG
This genomic window contains:
- the rplF gene encoding 50S ribosomal protein L6; the protein is MSRIGKQPIPLPDGVEVQIEAELVRVKGPKGELSERVARDIEVVEENGSLVVRRPTDRREHKALHGLTRTLVANMVEGVTKGFEKRLEIQGVGYRAQLQGRKLVLQVGYSHPVEIEPPEGIEFEVPQPTQIVVKGISKQLVGEIAARIRKVRPPEPYKGKGIRYQGEYVARKVGKRT
- the rpsH gene encoding 30S ribosomal protein S8 — translated: MTLTDPVADFLTRIRNAINAGHGEVAMPSSKFKAELARILKEQGYIDDYAVEPARVGQTLRIKLRWTADRRSAISGLERVSKPGRRQYVPVDRIPKVQGGTGIAIVSTSRGLLSDHDARRLRVGGELVAKVW